One window of the Syntrophorhabdaceae bacterium genome contains the following:
- a CDS encoding acyl-CoA dehydrogenase family protein — protein MDFKLTYEQEAIQKAAQEFAKGEFDRDLALEHEKTHTFPYEIWRKACELGFVGIHYPEEYGGQGYGVLENALVTEAFCRQDSGLGMALSAADSSAEMILRHGTKEQKEKYLTAVAQGSALSSGAFTEPDHGSDITCLSTTAVKNGEEFILNGTKTFITNGPVSAFVIVLCQTDPDAKPTYRGQSAVIVDQGTQGFTASDIGEKMGNRMVPTGELSFNEVRVPKSSLLGQENRGFYQAMELFEEMRIEVAAQSLGIAEGAFDRALTHMKERKQFGRRLEEFQTIQHKLADMVIKIETARLVVYRAAWNLDQGIVDPKLTSVAKAYASRAAVEVADEAIQIHGGYGYMLEYEVERFYRDARLAGIYGGTNEIQKNIIANSLLKRFNRG, from the coding sequence ATGGATTTCAAACTCACTTATGAACAAGAGGCCATCCAAAAAGCCGCGCAGGAGTTCGCCAAGGGCGAGTTCGACAGGGACCTTGCCCTCGAACACGAAAAGACCCACACGTTTCCCTATGAAATATGGAGGAAGGCCTGCGAACTCGGTTTTGTGGGCATTCACTACCCCGAAGAATATGGAGGCCAGGGTTACGGCGTGCTGGAAAACGCTCTCGTGACGGAGGCCTTTTGCCGACAAGATTCCGGGCTGGGCATGGCCTTGAGCGCAGCCGACTCATCAGCAGAGATGATTCTCCGCCACGGCACCAAAGAACAGAAGGAAAAATACTTAACCGCCGTGGCCCAGGGTAGTGCCCTGTCAAGCGGCGCCTTCACCGAGCCGGACCACGGCAGTGACATTACTTGTCTCAGCACAACGGCTGTGAAAAATGGCGAAGAGTTCATCTTAAACGGCACAAAGACCTTCATCACAAACGGACCGGTTAGTGCCTTCGTTATCGTTCTCTGTCAAACAGACCCCGACGCGAAGCCCACTTACCGGGGCCAGTCGGCCGTTATCGTCGATCAGGGCACACAGGGGTTCACTGCCTCTGACATCGGGGAGAAAATGGGCAACAGGATGGTCCCGACCGGAGAGCTTTCTTTCAACGAGGTGAGAGTCCCTAAATCGAGCCTCCTGGGGCAAGAAAACAGAGGCTTCTATCAGGCAATGGAACTCTTCGAAGAGATGCGGATTGAGGTAGCGGCTCAATCTTTAGGAATAGCTGAGGGGGCTTTCGACCGGGCGTTGACCCATATGAAGGAGAGAAAACAATTCGGCAGAAGACTCGAGGAATTTCAGACTATTCAGCACAAACTGGCCGATATGGTGATCAAGATAGAAACGGCGAGGCTCGTTGTCTATCGTGCCGCATGGAATCTCGATCAGGGGATAGTCGATCCCAAACTCACCTCCGTGGCCAAGGCGTATGCAAGTCGCGCGGCCGTTGAAGTAGCCGACGAAGCGATCCAGATCCACGGAGGATACGGCTACATGCTGGAATACGAAGTCGAGAGGTTCTATCGGGACGCACGGTTGGCGGGAATCTACGGCGGAACGAACGAAATCCAAAAGAATATTATTGCAAATTCGCTGCTTAAGAGATTCAACAGGGGTTAA
- a CDS encoding MmgE/PrpD family protein, which yields MSVIAEMVKNVVETPFEAFDATIVERARDRVIDALGCLIAGSRASGCSMIGDLIREWGGKKESTILVQGGKVPAHNAALVNSVMTRSYDFEPTGAYVEGKSTPAHLSGTTVPTAITVAEQHSADGKELLTALILGDDLASRIIAASNLNIDSGFDCTGTINAFGAAAIAGRIARLKEYEMLHAFGIVLNQFAGSFQNIFDGVHSFKLPQGLSAQAGIFSTALAAKGFTGIRDPLLSKYGYFSLYCKSYQLEVLTRRLGEEFYADYTCKPYPCCRSNHAAIDCVLELNKTNHIDPDDIDEIVVDITPTAHDFAVGQPFKIRDVPQIDAAFNLQYTVANALLRKDVKLEHFAEELVRDPSIADLINKIRLTATIPSSKPLGAKVIIRMKQGIELIREVDMPRGNGILTPLASAEIRKKFLDNVAFSGTISLENGEKVLSLLERLEEVNDVNEIISLLVPRQ from the coding sequence ATGAGTGTTATTGCCGAGATGGTAAAAAACGTTGTAGAAACCCCTTTTGAGGCCTTCGATGCAACAATCGTTGAGAGGGCTCGAGATCGGGTCATCGATGCCCTGGGCTGTCTGATAGCAGGTTCACGGGCATCAGGTTGCTCTATGATAGGCGATCTGATACGCGAGTGGGGAGGCAAGAAAGAGAGTACGATCCTTGTACAAGGGGGCAAAGTGCCCGCTCACAATGCAGCCCTCGTAAACAGCGTCATGACGAGGTCCTATGACTTTGAACCGACCGGTGCTTATGTGGAGGGTAAGAGTACTCCCGCCCACCTGAGCGGCACAACCGTGCCCACCGCCATTACGGTCGCGGAGCAGCACTCCGCAGATGGAAAAGAGCTCCTCACGGCCCTTATCCTCGGGGACGATCTCGCCTCGAGAATCATCGCCGCCTCAAATCTCAACATCGACTCCGGTTTTGATTGTACGGGGACCATTAATGCGTTTGGCGCCGCGGCCATAGCCGGACGGATCGCGCGTCTGAAAGAGTACGAAATGCTTCACGCCTTTGGAATCGTGCTCAACCAGTTTGCCGGTTCATTTCAAAATATCTTTGACGGAGTACATTCCTTCAAACTGCCGCAGGGGCTTTCCGCACAGGCAGGGATATTTTCAACCGCCCTTGCCGCAAAGGGGTTCACAGGGATTCGGGACCCTCTGCTCAGCAAGTACGGATACTTTTCCCTCTATTGCAAAAGTTACCAGCTTGAAGTACTCACACGCCGCCTGGGGGAGGAATTCTATGCAGACTACACCTGCAAACCCTATCCCTGCTGCCGCTCGAATCACGCGGCTATTGACTGCGTCCTGGAATTGAATAAGACAAACCACATTGATCCGGATGATATTGATGAAATCGTCGTGGATATCACGCCCACAGCTCATGATTTTGCCGTGGGCCAGCCTTTCAAGATCAGAGATGTCCCCCAGATCGATGCCGCGTTCAACCTCCAGTATACCGTGGCTAACGCGCTGCTGAGAAAGGACGTAAAACTGGAGCACTTTGCTGAAGAGCTCGTCCGGGACCCGAGCATCGCCGATCTTATCAACAAAATAAGACTCACCGCCACAATTCCTTCAAGCAAGCCCCTTGGGGCAAAGGTCATAATACGAATGAAGCAGGGGATCGAATTGATCAGGGAGGTCGATATGCCGAGAGGCAACGGCATACTTACACCTCTTGCCTCCGCTGAAATACGAAAGAAATTTCTTGATAACGTCGCCTTCTCCGGGACGATTTCTCTGGAAAATGGAGAAAAAGTACTCAGTCTGCTCGAAAGATTGGAGGAAGTCAACGACGTCAATGAGATAATCAGTCTACTGGTGCCCCGACAATGA
- a CDS encoding tripartite tricarboxylate transporter substrate binding protein, with amino-acid sequence MIKKMIFGILILVLMAGLLCGSLRAQQKYPAHQIEILCGFAPGTGPDILNRILAHHLEKQLGVTVVPVNKTGGGGVVAITTEATARPDGYTILNTGDYIIPVLTGQAGYAIEDLRVAAQVALNGTVLIVPADSPWRTFQDFMDYAKKNPGIKYCHPGVGTMAAMRMENMNRQGGLKLIGVPVQEVVASVLGKHVPIGLTSNATAKPLVEAGKIRILFSFDPAKDFGLDPSIPDFTKVFGKDVPDIEVATYLAVQAKTPPEIVTVLERAIENISKDPEFVNELMRNNFRASFAPGKVVMEQKIPKKLTLIKAILQTAAPAK; translated from the coding sequence ATGATAAAGAAGATGATCTTCGGTATTCTGATTTTGGTGCTCATGGCTGGCCTGCTTTGCGGGAGCCTACGGGCGCAACAGAAATATCCTGCCCATCAGATTGAGATCCTTTGCGGTTTTGCACCGGGGACCGGTCCTGACATCCTCAATCGTATCCTCGCTCATCACCTCGAAAAACAGCTCGGCGTCACCGTTGTGCCCGTGAACAAGACCGGAGGTGGTGGTGTGGTGGCGATCACCACAGAAGCCACCGCCCGCCCGGACGGTTACACCATTCTCAATACAGGGGACTATATCATCCCTGTGCTTACCGGGCAGGCCGGTTACGCTATCGAAGATTTGCGCGTCGCCGCCCAAGTCGCCCTGAACGGGACGGTTCTCATCGTCCCGGCCGATTCTCCCTGGAGGACCTTTCAGGATTTTATGGACTACGCTAAGAAAAACCCTGGGATCAAATACTGTCATCCGGGGGTTGGGACCATGGCTGCTATGAGAATGGAAAACATGAACAGACAGGGCGGGCTTAAACTCATAGGTGTCCCCGTTCAGGAGGTGGTTGCCTCGGTCCTGGGAAAACATGTGCCTATCGGCCTCACCAGCAATGCCACGGCAAAACCTCTGGTGGAAGCAGGAAAAATTAGGATCCTTTTCAGTTTTGACCCGGCCAAAGATTTCGGGCTCGATCCTTCAATCCCGGACTTCACAAAGGTCTTTGGCAAGGACGTGCCTGACATCGAAGTGGCTACCTACCTGGCTGTTCAGGCAAAAACTCCTCCGGAAATCGTCACGGTTCTCGAGAGGGCAATAGAAAATATCTCGAAAGATCCGGAATTTGTCAATGAACTTATGAGGAACAATTTCAGGGCGAGTTTCGCCCCCGGCAAGGTGGTCATGGAACAAAAGATTCCCAAGAAACTCACTCTCATAAAGGCTATCTTGCAGACCGCCGCGCCTGCTAAATAG
- a CDS encoding tripartite tricarboxylate transporter permease: MDIFGGLLSGFHNVFQPQVLFYCFVGVFIGTLVGVLPGIGPVGAMSILLPSTFGLPPATSIIMLAGIYYGAQYGGSTTSILVNIPGEASSVVTCIDGYQMAKRGRAGPALGISAFGSFIGGTFSIIALMFLVYPLAGVAVKFGPPEFFALMCLAMTVLTYLTSGSVINAVFMVLLGLILGVVGMDPISGMPRFVFGCTTLLDGVGMVPVVMGLFGIAEVLTNLDESQGKVMFQTRVKDLFPNLQDWKRSIGPIWRASVMGFFLGILPGGGAAMSTFLSYTTEKRLSKHPEEFGHGAIEGVAGPETANNAAAGGAFVPLLALGIPPTAIMALLLGALVIHGVTPGPLLLSQHPEIFWGVVASMYIGNVMLLGLNLPLIGMWVKVLKIPYRLLMPLILLCCLIGSYAENESGMSIVIMVIFGVVGYILRKFHFESAPLILAFILGPIMETNFRNSLIMSDGSFAIFVTKPISLILLIISALLFMSTGFSTYRKTKTKVIDESESEG; encoded by the coding sequence ATGGACATATTCGGCGGTCTGCTTTCCGGTTTTCATAACGTGTTTCAGCCTCAAGTGCTGTTCTACTGCTTCGTGGGTGTATTCATAGGGACCCTTGTGGGCGTGCTTCCAGGCATCGGCCCGGTTGGCGCCATGTCGATTCTTCTGCCTTCGACCTTTGGCCTGCCCCCGGCCACCTCCATCATTATGCTTGCCGGTATTTATTACGGAGCACAGTACGGCGGCTCAACAACCTCTATCCTCGTAAACATTCCTGGAGAGGCTTCTTCGGTCGTCACCTGCATCGACGGGTACCAAATGGCCAAGCGAGGCCGAGCCGGTCCAGCCCTCGGCATATCTGCTTTCGGATCCTTTATCGGGGGAACGTTCAGTATTATCGCGCTTATGTTCCTCGTTTATCCTCTCGCCGGTGTGGCCGTTAAATTTGGCCCCCCCGAGTTCTTTGCCCTGATGTGTCTTGCCATGACCGTCCTCACCTATCTGACAAGCGGATCGGTCATCAATGCGGTTTTTATGGTACTTCTCGGGCTGATCCTCGGCGTCGTAGGTATGGACCCTATTTCCGGCATGCCCCGTTTTGTCTTTGGGTGTACGACCCTTCTTGACGGGGTGGGCATGGTGCCCGTGGTGATGGGCCTGTTCGGCATCGCTGAAGTGCTCACCAACCTCGACGAATCCCAGGGAAAAGTCATGTTCCAAACCAGAGTAAAAGACCTCTTCCCGAATCTGCAAGACTGGAAGAGGTCTATCGGTCCTATATGGCGAGCGTCGGTCATGGGTTTCTTTCTTGGCATTCTCCCCGGTGGCGGCGCAGCCATGTCTACCTTTCTCTCCTATACAACAGAGAAGAGACTTTCCAAGCACCCCGAGGAGTTCGGTCATGGCGCTATCGAAGGTGTTGCAGGACCTGAAACGGCGAACAATGCCGCGGCAGGCGGGGCCTTCGTGCCGCTACTTGCCCTGGGAATTCCTCCAACGGCGATCATGGCGCTTCTCTTGGGGGCGCTCGTGATTCACGGCGTGACCCCTGGGCCTCTGCTTCTTTCCCAGCATCCCGAGATATTCTGGGGTGTCGTTGCCAGCATGTACATAGGAAACGTTATGTTGCTCGGGCTCAATCTTCCTCTTATCGGTATGTGGGTGAAGGTGTTGAAGATACCTTACAGGCTCCTCATGCCACTCATCCTTTTGTGCTGTCTGATCGGCTCATATGCGGAAAATGAGAGCGGTATGAGCATTGTCATCATGGTCATTTTCGGCGTTGTCGGCTATATATTACGAAAATTTCACTTCGAATCGGCCCCTCTGATTTTAGCGTTCATCCTGGGACCTATTATGGAGACGAATTTCCGTAATTCTTTGATCATGTCCGATGGGAGTTTCGCTATTTTCGTCACAAAACCCATTTCGCTCATACTGCTCATCATCTCAGCGCTTCTGTTCATGTCCACGGGCTTCTCGACGTATCGCAAGACGAAAACTAAGGTCATAGACGAATCTGAGAGTGAGGGATAG
- a CDS encoding flavodoxin domain-containing protein, producing MKSIILYFSQSGNTAKVARAIRTGVSKIARRCDIAVLPHADMRSLESYDLIGVGSPVWNGVPLHVKRFVDALPRLTGKHTFTFCTHGTVYVRFFPTMVRLLMKKGLVVVGTGHWYGSVNHPLFPKPYLTDGHPDEIDLTEAERFGESMVEISERIAAGETGLIPAVPPMPPPRTLKRPMAHMKFHTQKCRYPECTLCMEHCRLRVIDLSVSPPIFPSKCQPCYFCEMICPTGAIEIDYQADSLLETGRARSMFVDALGEAEAQGRFRRLIPREQIGWTTPFYKVYDKHPRYVIPENDYEAE from the coding sequence ATGAAATCGATCATTCTCTATTTTTCCCAATCGGGAAACACGGCAAAAGTGGCCCGCGCCATCCGCACGGGCGTAAGCAAGATTGCACGACGGTGCGACATAGCGGTCCTCCCGCACGCAGATATGAGAAGTCTTGAGAGCTACGATTTAATTGGCGTGGGAAGCCCCGTATGGAATGGGGTGCCCCTCCATGTGAAACGCTTTGTCGATGCCCTGCCCCGACTCACGGGCAAACATACGTTCACGTTCTGCACCCACGGAACAGTATACGTGCGTTTTTTTCCGACCATGGTAAGGCTCCTCATGAAAAAGGGCCTGGTGGTCGTGGGAACCGGTCATTGGTACGGGAGTGTGAACCACCCTCTTTTTCCTAAACCCTACTTAACCGATGGCCATCCTGATGAGATAGACTTGACCGAAGCCGAACGCTTCGGCGAAAGCATGGTGGAGATCAGCGAGCGGATTGCGGCCGGCGAGACCGGTCTCATCCCCGCTGTTCCCCCCATGCCGCCGCCGAGGACGTTGAAGAGGCCCATGGCCCACATGAAATTCCACACCCAAAAGTGCAGATATCCTGAGTGCACACTGTGTATGGAGCACTGCCGCCTAAGGGTCATCGATCTGTCGGTCTCGCCCCCTATTTTTCCCAGCAAATGTCAGCCCTGCTATTTCTGCGAAATGATCTGTCCTACGGGGGCGATAGAAATCGATTACCAGGCCGACTCCCTGCTCGAGACGGGCCGGGCAAGAAGTATGTTCGTTGATGCCCTTGGTGAAGCCGAAGCCCAGGGTCGATTCCGGAGATTGATTCCCAGGGAACAGATCGGCTGGACCACCCCATTCTACAAGGTTTATGATAAGCATCCACGCTACGTGATTCCCGAAAACGATTATGAAGCGGAGTGA
- a CDS encoding tripartite tricarboxylate transporter substrate binding protein: MRKKSLIGLVLVVAFALCLGLDMAKPVWAQQKFPSRPITIFVTFAPGGISDITARIWARFMEKYLPGATVVVDHKPGGGGVVGYTFVANARPDGYTLLNSGDFFTPILEGTATYKVEDLAVIAQVALNGCVLAVGPDAPWKTFQEFVDYAKKNPGAKWAHQGVGTSVYFRTQNLNKQAGLKLIGVPMKGDSEIISALLGKHVAIGSLSAGMAKAQADAGKLRILFSFDQAKGFGLDPSLPYMATMFPNAPDIEVGLYLVAPKNTPKDVMDILEKTLEKMTKDPEFISETMRINQMVSFVPGKVVMEQRIPKKMELVRSIMKEEGLIK; encoded by the coding sequence ATGAGAAAAAAATCCTTGATCGGCCTTGTACTCGTTGTAGCGTTTGCTCTCTGCCTCGGCCTAGATATGGCCAAACCAGTCTGGGCTCAACAAAAATTTCCATCTCGACCCATAACAATCTTCGTCACCTTTGCGCCCGGCGGTATCTCCGACATCACCGCGCGCATCTGGGCGCGATTCATGGAGAAATATCTCCCTGGAGCCACAGTGGTGGTTGACCATAAACCCGGTGGTGGAGGCGTCGTGGGTTACACCTTTGTTGCCAACGCCCGGCCCGATGGGTACACGCTTTTGAATTCCGGCGACTTCTTCACTCCTATTCTGGAAGGAACAGCCACTTACAAAGTCGAGGATCTGGCTGTCATTGCTCAGGTTGCTCTCAACGGATGCGTCTTGGCCGTAGGTCCAGACGCGCCATGGAAGACCTTCCAGGAATTTGTGGATTACGCAAAGAAGAATCCTGGCGCTAAGTGGGCGCATCAGGGGGTCGGCACCTCGGTCTATTTCAGAACGCAGAACCTCAATAAACAGGCCGGATTGAAATTGATCGGCGTACCCATGAAAGGAGATTCGGAGATCATTTCGGCCCTTCTCGGAAAACACGTGGCCATAGGCAGTCTAAGTGCGGGCATGGCAAAAGCCCAGGCAGACGCCGGTAAACTGCGGATCCTTTTCAGCTTCGACCAGGCCAAGGGGTTCGGACTCGATCCTTCTCTCCCGTATATGGCCACAATGTTCCCTAATGCTCCGGATATTGAGGTCGGACTCTATCTCGTAGCCCCCAAGAACACCCCCAAGGACGTTATGGACATTTTAGAGAAGACCCTGGAAAAGATGACGAAAGATCCGGAGTTTATTTCCGAAACCATGAGAATCAATCAGATGGTGAGCTTTGTTCCCGGCAAGGTCGTTATGGAACAAAGGATACCCAAGAAGATGGAACTTGTACGGTCCATTATGAAGGAGGAAGGCCTCATTAAATAG
- a CDS encoding tripartite tricarboxylate transporter TctB family protein encodes MKKENLIVTCFWLALGVFVVSYSYRLGLGQIHTPGPGLFPFAVGGLFILLSLFKLLVALVKKVKDDEEQKTGVSALNVGKLCLVVASLFAYGILLEPLGYIITTFFIMAVLFFASGYKSWSKALGYSAIVVVATYFMFTYLGTRFPPGVLRYFGMY; translated from the coding sequence GTGAAGAAGGAAAATCTCATTGTTACGTGCTTTTGGCTAGCACTGGGCGTTTTTGTCGTATCCTATTCCTACAGATTGGGTCTTGGGCAAATCCACACTCCGGGCCCAGGGCTATTCCCCTTTGCCGTTGGGGGCCTCTTTATACTGCTTTCTTTGTTTAAGCTTTTGGTCGCATTGGTCAAGAAAGTTAAGGATGATGAGGAGCAAAAGACAGGCGTGTCGGCACTTAACGTGGGCAAACTATGCCTGGTTGTAGCTTCCCTTTTCGCTTACGGCATACTTTTAGAGCCGCTCGGTTATATTATCACCACCTTCTTCATTATGGCCGTCCTGTTCTTTGCATCGGGCTATAAGAGCTGGTCTAAAGCACTCGGCTACTCGGCCATCGTAGTCGTCGCAACTTATTTCATGTTCACGTATCTCGGTACGCGGTTTCCCCCTGGCGTTCTCCGGTATTTTGGTATGTATTGA
- the glmL gene encoding methylaspartate mutase accessory protein GlmL: MSEVGIFVDFGSTFTKVVAMDIDHEEVIGAGKSPSTVKTDITVGLSHALDQLQLPDGQTAKGSNIRLACSSAAGGLRLVVIGLVPSLSMNAGRLSALGAGAKLIGAYSYKLNQSEINDIERLSPDIVLLVGGTDGGNEEVIIHNAKVLASSNLDTPVVVAGNKSCADHVKRLLESGSRHVAVVDNVLGELDKLNVEPSRRAIREIFMERIIRAKGLDKANHFIDGIIMPTPMAVLKAAELMSQGHGDEEGLGELMVVDIGGATTDIHSVAKGDPKNHEVMKRGIPEPFAKRTVEGDLGIRYNALSILEDAGLEHVASSICYRGSSAELERRIRYLTEHTEYVPSDEPDRLLDAGLARAATEIAVERHAGRLEEVYSPHGAMYVQLGKDLTEVKHVIGTGGIFAYGQNAFPILEGALFSAQRPFSLKPKSPDFLIDRSYILFAVGLLGEQAPRAALRIGKKYLNKQLVYGAFG; this comes from the coding sequence GTGTCTGAAGTTGGTATATTCGTAGATTTCGGCAGCACCTTTACCAAGGTCGTGGCCATGGACATCGATCACGAAGAGGTTATAGGCGCGGGCAAATCGCCCAGTACGGTCAAGACGGATATTACCGTCGGCCTGAGCCATGCGCTTGACCAGTTGCAACTTCCAGACGGCCAGACCGCTAAAGGATCGAATATCAGATTGGCCTGCAGTAGCGCGGCCGGTGGTTTGCGTCTCGTTGTCATCGGGCTTGTTCCGAGCCTCTCGATGAACGCAGGAAGACTGTCGGCATTGGGAGCCGGAGCCAAACTCATTGGCGCTTATTCCTACAAGTTGAACCAATCGGAGATTAATGATATAGAGCGATTGTCGCCAGACATCGTACTCCTCGTCGGTGGCACGGACGGGGGCAATGAAGAAGTGATCATCCACAACGCGAAGGTTTTGGCCTCATCAAACCTGGATACTCCTGTGGTCGTCGCTGGTAATAAAAGTTGTGCCGACCACGTCAAAAGGCTATTGGAATCGGGCTCGAGGCACGTGGCTGTCGTAGACAACGTCCTGGGAGAACTCGACAAACTGAATGTGGAACCGAGCAGACGGGCTATCAGGGAAATCTTCATGGAGAGGATAATCCGGGCGAAAGGTTTGGATAAGGCGAACCATTTTATTGACGGGATCATCATGCCAACGCCCATGGCTGTGCTCAAGGCCGCTGAGCTGATGTCCCAGGGCCACGGCGATGAAGAAGGGCTGGGTGAACTCATGGTCGTGGACATCGGCGGAGCTACAACCGACATTCACTCCGTGGCCAAGGGAGACCCAAAGAACCATGAAGTTATGAAAAGAGGCATACCGGAGCCGTTCGCGAAGAGGACGGTTGAAGGCGATCTGGGAATCAGGTATAACGCACTGTCAATTCTGGAGGACGCGGGATTAGAACACGTCGCCTCGAGTATTTGCTACCGCGGATCGTCGGCAGAACTCGAAAGAAGGATTAGGTACCTCACCGAGCATACCGAATACGTGCCAAGCGATGAGCCCGATCGCCTGCTCGACGCGGGGCTGGCTCGGGCGGCAACGGAGATAGCTGTAGAGAGGCATGCAGGACGGTTGGAAGAGGTCTATTCTCCTCACGGAGCCATGTACGTTCAGCTCGGCAAGGACCTGACTGAAGTCAAGCATGTCATCGGCACCGGAGGCATCTTCGCCTATGGACAAAATGCGTTTCCCATACTCGAAGGCGCCCTTTTCTCCGCACAGCGTCCATTTTCTTTGAAACCGAAGTCTCCCGATTTTCTGATTGACAGGAGCTATATCCTTTTTGCCGTGGGGCTACTTGGTGAGCAGGCGCCACGGGCAGCGCTGAGGATAGGGAAGAAATACCTCAACAAACAGCTTGTATATGGTGCTTTTGGGTGA